CCTCTTCGACGTGAAGGTCACGGCGTTCGACACGCCCGACCTGATGCGCTTCTTCGAGGCCTGCATAGAGGAGGGCGGGCAGGCCGTCTGCTACGGCTACAGCCTGACCGTTTTTGAGAGATTCGTTCACATGCCGCAGCTCCCGAAAATCGCCAACAGGTTCGAGATCATGGCTCCGGAGGGCCGGGGCTTCTATCTGTTGTGGCGCATGTTCGGCGTGCCCCTGCGGTCGGACGATTCCTTGCCCGAGATAACCGAGTCGCTGCTCGAGCTGGCAGACGCCCGCGGATTCTCGGTCATGCTGTTCGGTACCGACGAAGTTTCGAACCGGATCGCCTCCGACCACATTCGAGCCCGCTTCCCCGGGGCGAAGGTCCTGCCAGGCATGCACGGGTTCTACCGTCCCGAAGAAGAACAGGCCGTGGTGAGGTTGATCAACGAGCGCAATCCCAACATCCTCCTGATCGGCATGTCATCGCCCAAGAAGGAGGAGTTCGTGCATCGCTATCGGCATGAGCTGAAGGCCTCCGTACTGGCTCCCGTCGGTGGCACCATCGATATCCTGGCCGGCAAGACAAAGCCGATCCCGCGGCTCGTAAAGAAGCTCAGCCTAACCTGGCTCTATCGTTTCTTCCAGGAGCCGAGACGTCTGTACGATCTTCTCTTCGCAGCAGGTCTGAGGGTGCTCTTCGGACTCATCCCGCGGCTGTTTTGGGAGTCGGTGGTGCGTAGGAACGATTCCTTCTCGATCCCGGACTACTACACCCGCAAGGGGAAACGGAAGGGCTAGCGCGGCGGTCCGGCCGCCCGCGCCACGGGGTTCATCAAACCTGAGGAGTACTTGTCTTGATCTACGTTGTGCTGGGAATGCACAAGTCTGGTACGACACTGATATCGCAGATCCTCCACCATTCGGGCATAAACATGGTCGACGATCTGGACGAGTCGATCTCGTATGACAAGGGTAACAAGTACGAGCGGCAGACCATTCTCCACCTGAACATGGAGATCCTGGGCGTGCGGGATTACCAGGTGATCGATCTCGCAGCCCCGACACGACTGGAGATCTCGGCGGATCAGCAGGCGCGGATGAACCGGATCGTGAAGGACAACGCCGCCCGGTACGGGGATTGGGGCTTCAAGGATCCGCGTACCTGTCTGGTCTATCCGCTGTGGAGCAAGTCCCTGCCCGAGCACAAGGTGATCGTGGTCTACCGTCATCCCAGCCAGCTCTGGAAGCGTTTCGCCGGACACAGCCTGCTCGGCAGCTACAAGATGCCCTTTTCCGCATGGAAGTACATGATTCGCTGGCACGAACATAACATGAATATTCTCAGATACTTGCGTTCGACTTCGTGTGAATACCTGGTTCTCTCGTACTCGGAACTGATGCAGAGCGACGAGGAGTTCGAGCGATTGCAGCGATTCGTGGGCCGTAAACTCGTTGACCGCCGCCGCAAGGATCTCTTCCGCAGTCGCAACCGCGCCAATCTCCTGCTCATGGTTGCCGAGAGGATGTTGAAATGGAACCGCGGCCTCAGCGTGGACGAGATCCTGGCGAGACTCGATGAGTATCGCCGGTGATGCAGGTGGGAGTTCCTGGCGCTCCGTAGCTCTGCCTTGACACCCTAACTGTATGTTGTTATACTGATTACTCTCTTGAACAGCTTTTCTTCCTTCACTCCAACTCCGGGAGTCAGGTACGAGTTCTTGCTAAAGCATGTCATAGCCGTGACGATGGCATAGATGTGGCAAGAGATGTATTTTGTTCCCGGGGCTTGACATCCCCTTCCGGCGACGCAGGGGGCGTGCTTCGGCCGTCGTGCTTGGCGCCCCGCATAGCCCAGTCGGGTTCGATGGAGTGAGGACGTACCTAAATTGAGCAAGATTATGTCAGCCATGCGCAAGAAGTCGGGGCAGGGACTCGATCTTGAGTTCAAGCTAAAGACCCTCGACAGCGGGGATCTGTTTCCCAAGCCGCCAGGGGCGCAGATGGCGGAGTTCGAACGTCTCGCCAACTCCATGATAGCGATGCTCGGTGGCGCATCGGGGATTGTGGTCACCTTCGCGAGTTCCATCAAGGGCGAAGGAAACAGCTATGTTTCCTTCAACGTAGCCCGACATCTCTCGATTATCCTCGACGTGCGCGTGGCCTGGATCGACGCCAACTTCATCTCGCCGCTCAGGAAACCCATCGACAGCCCTGTGGATTTCAGGAACCTTCTGCTGGATCCGCAGCTCGCCGACAAGCTGAAAGGAACCGGTCAAATGGCCGTTATTCCTCACGGTAACCGGCCAATGAAGCAAACGGATATCCTGCTCAGCAACCGTTACCTGGATCTTCTGGAACAGTTGAACAAGGACTTCGCCTTCACGATCATCGATGCGCCCCCGATCACGCAGTCCATCGATGTAGGGCATATCGCCAAGCCGACAGCCGGTCTGGTGATCGTCGTTGAAACCCGGCGGCTCAAGCACGAGATCATCCTGCGCAACATCGAGGACATGCGTAACCAGGGCGTCAACGTGATCGGTACCGTTCTGAACAAGCGGACCTTCGACATACCCGATTTTCTCTACCGGAGAATCGTCGGCGTGTGAGTACCCAAGTCGTCGGTACGGGAAGCCCGGCGAAAGAGATCTTGATGGTTGCCGCCCGACAAATCGGGGGACATTATAGCAGCCGGTGGCCCGTTGGATCCAGACGCCCGCTCGCTCGTCCGTGTTCGGCAAGGAGGCTCGTGATCTTGCTCGGCTCAGCCACTCAACCCGAAAATGCCGTACGGCAAGTCTGGCGGCTGGCTCTCCCGGCCCTTTTCCTGGTGTCTGCCGGTATCTGCCTGACGGCCGGTGGCTGTGCCTCCAGCAGTTTCCGTTCTGTGAACACTGAGATGCAGCCGTTCACGCCGGAGGAACAGCTGGCATGGGACCAGGCGAGCACCGCCGAGTACCGAATGCACAAGGGCGATGTCTTCGATGTCCTTTTCGAATATTATCCGGATATGGATCAGATCAGAATGATAGTATTGCCGGACGGGCGAGTCGCCCTGCCTCATATCGATAGGACGATGGCTGTCGGTCTGACCATCAGCCAGCTGGACAGCGCGATCACCAGCAGATACGCCGAAGAGTATCTCGACCCTGAACTCTCCATCGTGATCAGGGAATTCGGCGAACTCAGCGTGTACGTGCTGGGAGAGGTTTTCAAACCCGGTTCCGTGATCCTGCAGCGCGAGAACGCAAGCGTGTTGCAGGCGGTGGCCGAAGCCGGCGGCTTCACAGAAGACGCCTCGATGAGCGAAGTGCTGCACGTGCGTATCACGCCGGAGGGGTATCAGTACCGTCACCTGGACCTCTCACATCTCGAGAAACGGGCCTTCATGGCGCCGGAAATCTACGATCTGCAACCCTACGACGTCATCTACGTGCCGCAGTCCGCCATGGGAGACTTCTCGTTCTTCAGGAGGACCATGCTGGCCGGCGTGCTGTCTGTGGGCGATCTCTTCTGGGATATCTATGCCATCACGAACATCGACAAGATCGATCGGCTCGTCAGGTAGGGGAAGGACTGGATCGAAATGCAGGCAGGTAGTCCAGAGCAAGGTACAACGGCTCCTTCGTCGGGCAGCGATCTGGAGCTCAAGTTCCTGTTGTCCCTGCTCATCAGGCGGCGTTGGATCATACTGGGCGTGGCATTGCCGATCATCCTGGTCTCCGCCTTCGTGACCTTGAGAGCCACCGACAAAACAACCGCCAAGGCCAGGCTCATGATCATCGGCCGACAGCCGGAGACGCCGGATTTCTTGCAAGGGACCATCAACTGGGACATGGAGTTGAGTTCGGCCGCGCAGGTCGTCATGAGCTTGCCGGTTGCGAGAATGGCCGCAGGTGCGCTCTTCGACAGCGTGTCGGTGATGTCCGGTGCGGATCCGACCTTCCCCGTCTTCAATTCGGTCGATGACGTCCTGATGACGCTGGCGGGTGAAGTCGATTGCACACAGGTCGGGGAATCCAACATCCTCGCCATCACCTACTCGCACATCCACAGTGGATACGCCCTGGCCGTGGTCGAGCATATCATCGATGCCTACATGAGTTTCAGCATCAAGTCGCAGCAGAATCTGCCGGCCGTGGAGTACTACACGGATCAAATCGAGAACCTGCACGTCGAGATCGACACCCTGTTCCAGCATCGCGTGGATATCGTGAACAAAGCGGGAGTGGCAGCGCTGGCCGGCAACACGTCGGCGATCATGCACCAGATCCGGCAGCTGGAAACGAGCATGCTCTCCATCCGATCCGAGCGGAAGGCCCTCGAAGCGAGGATGGAGGATATCGAGGACGCCATCCTGAACGATCCCAGCTATTTGCCGACTTCGAGCACGGGAGCGTATTCACAAACCCTGAAAAAACGCGCCGATGAGCTCCTCACCGAACTCGCCGATCTTCGCAGCCGGTTGCAGGAAGGGTCGGGCAGGATCACCAACAAGGAGAAACAGCTGGGGGAAGTCTGGAAAGAGATCAGCCGCGAACGCGACTATTACCTGCGCGGCCTCCTGATCGAGATTAACGAGCTGACCCAGCGGGAGAATTCCTTCCGGGAGAGCATACTGGCACAGGAAGCACAACTGGAGGACTATCCGGACGTGCAACGCCGTATCGAGGCTATCGACGTGCAGATCAAGTCCCAGCTGGACCTTCTGGAAACCCTGGAGATGAAGCGCGGCGAGGTGAAGTTG
The window above is part of the bacterium genome. Proteins encoded here:
- a CDS encoding WecB/TagA/CpsF family glycosyltransferase encodes the protein MHPDLDRFNIQNYDLFDVKVTAFDTPDLMRFFEACIEEGGQAVCYGYSLTVFERFVHMPQLPKIANRFEIMAPEGRGFYLLWRMFGVPLRSDDSLPEITESLLELADARGFSVMLFGTDEVSNRIASDHIRARFPGAKVLPGMHGFYRPEEEQAVVRLINERNPNILLIGMSSPKKEEFVHRYRHELKASVLAPVGGTIDILAGKTKPIPRLVKKLSLTWLYRFFQEPRRLYDLLFAAGLRVLFGLIPRLFWESVVRRNDSFSIPDYYTRKGKRKG
- a CDS encoding polysaccharide export protein; this translates as MILLGSATQPENAVRQVWRLALPALFLVSAGICLTAGGCASSSFRSVNTEMQPFTPEEQLAWDQASTAEYRMHKGDVFDVLFEYYPDMDQIRMIVLPDGRVALPHIDRTMAVGLTISQLDSAITSRYAEEYLDPELSIVIREFGELSVYVLGEVFKPGSVILQRENASVLQAVAEAGGFTEDASMSEVLHVRITPEGYQYRHLDLSHLEKRAFMAPEIYDLQPYDVIYVPQSAMGDFSFFRRTMLAGVLSVGDLFWDIYAITNIDKIDRLVR
- a CDS encoding sulfotransferase, which translates into the protein MIYVVLGMHKSGTTLISQILHHSGINMVDDLDESISYDKGNKYERQTILHLNMEILGVRDYQVIDLAAPTRLEISADQQARMNRIVKDNAARYGDWGFKDPRTCLVYPLWSKSLPEHKVIVVYRHPSQLWKRFAGHSLLGSYKMPFSAWKYMIRWHEHNMNILRYLRSTSCEYLVLSYSELMQSDEEFERLQRFVGRKLVDRRRKDLFRSRNRANLLLMVAERMLKWNRGLSVDEILARLDEYRR